A genome region from candidate division WOR-3 bacterium includes the following:
- a CDS encoding radical SAM protein has protein sequence MTKARFLLVNPWIYDFKAYDFWMKPLGLLYVASILRNAGYEIDYIDCLDRYQPELLKNISKLPKVDEFGRGKFYSQEIEKPEPYKNIERRYKRYGLPIELLDDVLSKMRKPDGIFVTSVMTYWYPGVFDAIKTLKRHFPNTPIVLGGIYATLCYEHAQKFSHADYVLPGPIDKTLNQIMPGIKPFNFTEYPLPAFDLYPRLDYTCILTSQGCPFRCVYCVVPELYPKYIYRSIASVINEIEYYISLGVKNIAFYDDALLANPNFKKILDEIITRKMNVNFHTPNGLHPRLLTQEIADKMFQAGFKTIYLSLETTDMKIHQEIDDKVTAEEFVRAVEYLKNSGFSESQLHCYLLIGLPELTSEQIIKSIDFVYSFGVSAHLAEFSPIPNSPIYKQLGFDKNTDPLYHNNIIFPVLNKKQQQEMQEIKKYLSLIRTKFN, from the coding sequence ATGACTAAGGCTCGTTTTCTTTTAGTGAATCCGTGGATTTATGATTTTAAGGCTTATGACTTTTGGATGAAACCATTGGGTCTTTTATATGTCGCATCAATTTTACGAAATGCTGGTTATGAGATAGATTATATTGATTGTCTTGACCGTTATCAACCCGAGTTATTAAAAAATATATCTAAATTACCTAAAGTCGATGAATTTGGCCGAGGAAAGTTTTATAGTCAAGAGATTGAAAAACCAGAACCATATAAAAACATTGAGCGCCGCTATAAACGCTATGGATTACCAATAGAACTTTTGGATGATGTTCTGTCTAAGATGCGTAAACCAGATGGGATTTTTGTTACCTCAGTAATGACTTACTGGTATCCCGGAGTTTTTGATGCAATTAAAACACTAAAACGACATTTTCCTAATACGCCAATTGTTTTAGGTGGAATCTATGCAACTTTATGTTATGAGCATGCACAAAAATTTTCTCATGCTGATTATGTGCTACCAGGACCAATAGACAAAACCCTTAACCAAATAATGCCTGGTATAAAACCATTCAACTTTACTGAATATCCTTTGCCTGCATTTGATTTATATCCCCGGTTAGATTATACCTGTATTTTAACTTCTCAAGGTTGTCCTTTTCGATGTGTATATTGTGTTGTGCCCGAACTTTATCCTAAGTATATTTATCGTTCAATTGCTTCTGTGATTAATGAGATTGAGTATTATATTAGTTTAGGTGTGAAAAATATTGCCTTTTATGATGATGCCCTTTTGGCTAATCCGAATTTTAAGAAAATACTTGATGAGATAATTACCAGAAAAATGAATGTTAATTTTCATACGCCGAATGGTTTACATCCGAGACTATTGACTCAAGAGATTGCTGATAAGATGTTTCAAGCAGGTTTTAAGACTATTTATCTAAGTTTAGAAACCACAGATATGAAGATACATCAAGAGATTGACGATAAAGTTACTGCAGAAGAATTTGTTAGAGCAGTTGAATATTTGAAAAATAGCGGATTTTCCGAATCTCAACTTCATTGTTATCTTTTGATTGGTTTACCTGAATTAACTTCAGAGCAAATAATCAAAAGCATTGATTTTGTATATAGTTTTGGAGTGTCAGCACATTTAGCCGAATTTTCACCAATCCCTAATAGTCCAATATATAAACAATTAGGATTTGATAAGAACACCGACCCTTTATATCATAACAATATAATCTTTCCAGTGCTCAATAAGAAACAACAACAAGAGATGCAGGAAATAAAAAAGTATTTATCTTTAATTAGAACGA